A region of the Pseudomonadota bacterium genome:
AGTCGGCGATCACCAGGACCGCGGCGACCAGCGGCACGAAAAGGATCTGACCGGCGGTGGCGCCGGATGTCGCGATGCCGGTGGCAAGCCCGACATGGTGTTTGATGGTCTGCGCGATCGAGGTCGAGACGACATGCATCGCCGCGATGCCCTGGCCGATGGCGAAGACACCGGCAAAGGCGATGACAAAGAGGATCGGCCCTTCGCTGATACCGACGGCGATGCAGCCGATGCCGATGGCGACCATGCCGACGACCAGCACCATGCGCGGACCCCTCTTGTCGACCAGGCGGCCGGCAAGCGGCGCCAGGATCGCCATCACCACGAGCGACGCCGCGGCGATGCTGGAAAGGAACGTCCGCGTCCAGCCCATATCCTCTTCCAGCGATGGCATGACCAGGCCGAGCGTCGCGCGCCCGGAATAGCCGACGGCCAACACCAGGAAACCGAAACCGACGACCAGCCAGGGCAGGAAGCGGGATGGGGCGGGGGGCGTTGTCATGACGATCCGTATCCTGCGCCAGGTCGCGCGCACCGAAGGAGAAAAATCTTGCCACCATGACAAGACGGGCCGGGCAAGACTGGTACAACGGTACCGGATGTGGCATAAATGACATTATGTCCTCATTTCCTGCCAAAGCAGTTGGCAAGACCCGGCGCGTCGTCATTGTCGTCTATCCCGAGGTGACCCTGCTGGATGCGACCGGCCCGGCCGAAGTGTTCAGCACGGCGGCGAGGCCCTATGACGGCGCACCCACCGGCTACCGCATCGTTATCGCGTCGAAGGACGGCGGGCTGATCCAGGCTGATGGCGGCGTCGCCCTGGGGTCTGTCCCGCTTGAGGAGGCGAGCGCCGAGCCGATCGACACGCTGTTGATCGCCGGCGGCTTCGGTGTCTTTGACGCGGCCAAGGACCCCGCGATCATCGACTGGATTTCGCGCGAAGGGCCACGCGCGCGACGCTTTGCAACGACCTGCATGGGAACGTTCCTGCCGGCCGCCGCCGGTATGCTGAAGGGGCGCCGCGTCGTCACCCACTGGCACTGGTGCGAGCGCCTGAGACAGGAGCACCCGGACCTCGACATCGAAGAAGATGCGATCTTTGTGCGCGATGGCGATGTCTGGACCTCCGCTGGCGTCACCTCCGGCATCGACATGGCGCTCGCCATGGTCGAGGAGGATTTCGGTCACGACCTCGCGCTGGAGGTCGCGCGACGGCTGGTGGTCTATCTGAAGCGGCCCGGCGGCCAGTCGCAGTTCTCCGAGACGCTCAATGCCCAGACCGCCGACCCGTCGGATTCGCTCAACGGATTGCACGTCTGGATGCGCGACAACATCACGGGCGATCTTCGGGTCGAGAACCTGGCCGACAAGGCCGGCATGAGCCCGCGCAACTTCGCCCGCGTCTACCGCCAGCGCTTCGGCGTGACGCCGGCCAAGGCGGTCGAGGCGATGCGTGTCGAGACGGCCAAGCGCCTCTTGATCGGCGAGACGACGGCGATCGCCGAGGTTGCCCGGCAAAGCGGCTTTCAGGACGACGAGCGCATGCGCCGCGCCTTCGTGCGCCAAACCGGCATCGCGCCGGTCGACTACCGCAAACGCTTCGGCACGCGCGCGGCGGCCGCCGACTGAGCCGACCCTCACCCTCCCAACGCTTCGCGTCGGGCCCCTCCCTCTCCCGCAAGCGGGCGCGGGGTTCAACGCTCGACACATCCCCTCTCCCCTCGGGGAGAGGGCAGGGTGAGGGGGTTGCCAGCGCAATTTCACAACACGTGGTGACTGGAACGTGCTAAGCGATTCCGGTTCGGCCTTCAGCGCCGCGATGACGACGTTTCTCCTATCGTTACCGACCCCCGAAACCAGTAGAGGTAGCCCGCCTTGACCGCGCCAGACGCCGATGCGCCATCGGAAGCAACCGGGCCCGCGCTAAGCGCCGGCGCACGTCGGCGCAGTCTGATCGTGGTGATCGCCAGCATGACCGGCATGGCGATGTTCTATGGCTACACCGGCCCGCTGCTGTCGATCGTGCTGGAGGACCAGGGCGTCAGCGGCACGTTGATCGGCATCAACGGATCTGTACAGATGCTGGGCATCCTGGCCATCATCCCGATTCTGCCCTGGGCGATGCGCCGCCTGGGTCCGGCACGCATGATGATGATTGGTGCATTGGCGGCGTTGGCTTCGATCCTCTTGATGGCAGTCTTCGTCAACGTCTGGGCGTGGTTTCCGCTGCGCTTCATGATGGGCATGGCGCAATCGGTCATGTGGACGACTGGCGAAACCTGGGTAAACCATGCCAGCGACGACAGAAGCCGAGGTCGAACGGTCAGCTTCTTCATCAGCGCGATCGCGGCCGGCTTCGCGCTAGGACCCTTTCTACAGGCTGAGGTCGGCTCAGTTGGTTTGACGCCGTTCCTCGCGGGATGCGGCATCATCGCAATCATCATCCTGCCGCTGTTCGCCAGCTTGGGCGACCGTATCGATGTCGCCGGGCGTCCGTCTGTGCGGCTGCCGCAATACATTCGCCTGGCGCCGGTACCGATGTTCTCCAACCTGTTCTTCGCGATGATCGCGAGTTCCTTGATGACACTGTTGGCGGTCTATGGCCTTCGTCTGGCGATGGAGGAGGGGCCGGCGGCGCGGATGGTCGGTTGGATGGGTTGGGGCGGCGTTATCATGCCGCTCTTGATCGGCTACCTGGCCGATCGCATGAACCGCACACTGCTGCTGGCCTGGTTCGTTGGCCTTGGCGCAGTCGCGACCGTGGCGCTGCCTTATGTCATCGAGATGGGCGCCATCCTGGCGCCGATTTACCTCATGATCTTCGGCGGACTGCGCGCAGGCCACTACGGACTTGCCGTCATGCTGCTCGGCGAACGTTTCCGTGGCGCCGACCTGCCGTCGGCGACCGCCATCTTCGGCTTTATGTTCGGTATCGGCTCATTCATGGGCCCGGCGATCTCCGGCGTCGCCATCGACCTGTGGAACCCGCACGGTCTGCCGTTCGTCGTTGCGCTCTATTATCTGCTCTTCCTACCGCTCCCTCTGGTCGCCTACTTCAGGCACCGGCGCGAGGCGAGGATCAAGGCGATGGACGACTTGTTCGGCTAGGACAGCTACGGCGTCTGTTAGACGACAAATCCTGGCAGGCCGTTTTTCAGCGCGCGGATGTGGTCGGGGCCCATGCCGCAGCACCCGCCGATGGCGTGCACGCCCATGTCGATGTAGCGCTTGGCCTCCGCGACATAGTCTTCGGTGGAAATCACCGTATCGAACTGCCAGTTCGGCATGATGAATTCGCCGGAGTGCGGATAGGCGAAGAGCGTGCCCTGCCAGTGTTGTTTCAGACACTCGAGGGCGGGCATGGTGTCGGCGACATCGCTGTGCATGATGCCGCAGGCTTCCGGGTTGTGCGCCAGCGCCACCTTGATGGTCTCCTCAAGCGGATCGTCGGCGTATTTGTGGAACCCGAGCACGCGGCCGTCGTCGCCGAGCCGCGCGCTGAACCCGATCCATAACGGCAACCCCGTCTCTGCGGCTGCGCTGACGCAGTATTCGGTGATGACCGGATCCAGCATCATCTCGGCGATCAGAAGATCGACGCCGCCTTCGGCAAGCCGCATGGCTTGTTCGTGATAGCTGGCACGCGCTTCTTTCTCCGATGGCAGCTTGTCGACCTCAAGACCGGCGCGGAAGCTGGACATGGACCCGGCGACATAGAGATCGCGCACGACGCCCGCCTCGTCGGCGGCTTCACACGCCAGCCGGCAGGCCAAGAGATTAAGCGCGCCGGCCTCGCCCGCCAGGCCTGCATGTTCAAGAACGTGCGGCGCGGCGGCATAGGTGTTGGCGATGATGATATCGGCGCCGGCGTCGATGAAGTCGCGGTGGATCTCTTTGATGGCGTCGGGATGGTCACGCATGGCGGCACCGGCCCATGCCTGATCGTCCATCACAACGCCACGGCGCTCCAACTCGGTACCCATGCCGCCGTCGATAAGAACAATCTCGCCGGTATCCAGGCGATCGTTAAGCGCTGACATGATGTGCCCCCCAACGGGGAAAGACTAAGCGGTTGCGAGCGCCTCTGCAAA
Encoded here:
- a CDS encoding GlxA family transcriptional regulator, whose product is MSSFPAKAVGKTRRVVIVVYPEVTLLDATGPAEVFSTAARPYDGAPTGYRIVIASKDGGLIQADGGVALGSVPLEEASAEPIDTLLIAGGFGVFDAAKDPAIIDWISREGPRARRFATTCMGTFLPAAAGMLKGRRVVTHWHWCERLRQEHPDLDIEEDAIFVRDGDVWTSAGVTSGIDMALAMVEEDFGHDLALEVARRLVVYLKRPGGQSQFSETLNAQTADPSDSLNGLHVWMRDNITGDLRVENLADKAGMSPRNFARVYRQRFGVTPAKAVEAMRVETAKRLLIGETTAIAEVARQSGFQDDERMRRAFVRQTGIAPVDYRKRFGTRAAAAD
- a CDS encoding MFS transporter; amino-acid sequence: MTAPDADAPSEATGPALSAGARRRSLIVVIASMTGMAMFYGYTGPLLSIVLEDQGVSGTLIGINGSVQMLGILAIIPILPWAMRRLGPARMMMIGALAALASILLMAVFVNVWAWFPLRFMMGMAQSVMWTTGETWVNHASDDRSRGRTVSFFISAIAAGFALGPFLQAEVGSVGLTPFLAGCGIIAIIILPLFASLGDRIDVAGRPSVRLPQYIRLAPVPMFSNLFFAMIASSLMTLLAVYGLRLAMEEGPAARMVGWMGWGGVIMPLLIGYLADRMNRTLLLAWFVGLGAVATVALPYVIEMGAILAPIYLMIFGGLRAGHYGLAVMLLGERFRGADLPSATAIFGFMFGIGSFMGPAISGVAIDLWNPHGLPFVVALYYLLFLPLPLVAYFRHRREARIKAMDDLFG
- a CDS encoding homocysteine S-methyltransferase family protein, whose translation is MSALNDRLDTGEIVLIDGGMGTELERRGVVMDDQAWAGAAMRDHPDAIKEIHRDFIDAGADIIIANTYAAAPHVLEHAGLAGEAGALNLLACRLACEAADEAGVVRDLYVAGSMSSFRAGLEVDKLPSEKEARASYHEQAMRLAEGGVDLLIAEMMLDPVITEYCVSAAAETGLPLWIGFSARLGDDGRVLGFHKYADDPLEETIKVALAHNPEACGIMHSDVADTMPALECLKQHWQGTLFAYPHSGEFIMPNWQFDTVISTEDYVAEAKRYIDMGVHAIGGCCGMGPDHIRALKNGLPGFVV